One window from the genome of Sardina pilchardus chromosome 12, fSarPil1.1, whole genome shotgun sequence encodes:
- the cep170bb gene encoding centrosomal protein of 170 kDa protein B, translating into MSVTSWFLVSSSGMRHRLPREMIFVGREDCELMLQSRSVDKQHAVINYNPATDEHLVKDLGSLNGTFVNDLRIPDQTYITLKLSDVVRFGYDSHVYVLERSQHKVPEEALKHEKYTSQLQMGLKASEGKRQEIMEDRSKLERSERKSLTEPPVPRPTPLYGQPSWWGEEDAGNKKQHGDGRRPEDTHPDMPIQVSLPGDGKVNGALPDYRDLQGKSVSFPYHREPSYFEIPTKEFQTSPTPPVMPPSTVAQSGHLHGKPSAAAAAAQELNEIPTKDTDALPPPATATPPVVQSHASFTIEFDECTPGKIKIKDHVTKFSSRPRGKTHAGAKGLALASTPTEVMSAECKVADWLVHSDVSMMRRQPTCEDVYSTKSDLAINIKTLKGHHHDDGTQSDSEDPVLKGKRSKSRHSVQSQESLPSHLSVPTSEPLPPAQPPVQPPVQLSPPKLAPPSPVAPQAVMCLSPQEAPSPPPPQARHQPHADPPSQQAFVIEFFDDNPRKKRSQSFTANPDSYSALRAKLERRKGSGHSGERPASVHGHPPPTQQMTVPLKGSAAHGHAHPPGGPQQRSSSLKREKTDETSSSSGGGGGGGGGGSHSPSPPGAAGTRPAHRPFGSAGRKSRLAQEFAAELLKESPPPPPMSAPPVMTAGPSQHLLPSPGDLSGPGSISYPSSPSQCTSSYPPRPPAAPHSPPVPQEVPVPVPVPTSCLPTEPSQMPPSISMTESFSMSTSVSISISGVDPRTSRAMRMEEDDSLSDAGTYTIETESQDKEVEEARSMIDQVFGVLDSPEYSGPTLGITRPVIEDGREEYLVTHSPADLASATIQGLSIPKHSPDPAQAQPQASQSSPKWVSRWASLADSYTEPGAPGASPQMEPDRDGRMPHSTMLSQSLDMSETESSQGSRTRRLLPQVPLGDKSESPVPCVLIRHDPYLDCELPERGSGLPAQQDSAQRLCVQDDVDPDSLSDTSRSEDGSILERKHRGRGASGTLSSPGDGAAPWGIGQEPPAQTPKSTSFYIGSDDGSQGRPEPSRSPLSSQSERDPSPRTPPTTVLIRHLSGHEPRRSVKPNSSAPNLQTHHDRDAVPTKDTVALALASGAFVRQESFTKERTTDDVQVKRLPHISSHPTLRDLERAEAGLEPPAFLQEAERSLSSPEDKLSSRDGKTGLEDSMSGESDVDTASTVSMVSSKNAAASTTTAPKKRPASSATQKERSGPDKGRQPTARERLSEKRRSHTTAGSDGTAKAGNAAQRLQLRRSAGNRGSLDLSEGQQNHGQNHWADAASSSDHESGSRAAARKRLSAPPLKEEAPSKTSSKVAPQVLTRSNSLSAPRPTRASMLRRARLGETSDNETETDRASQSSDHGKTPADSKKLSRLDILAMPRKRTGSFNAPSDTESTSGRSAPSTRPSEPTASSRKAAPGEPKQGTTKTASATAKLPSARARSSTAKHTNAAGAKPHKHQKAGARRRQKGSDYSSTSEEEQEVSSGSQSQKHKRSHASASTQTMQALKVTPVRSKSISLEPEEEEQNEHFQNWSTHSAEIARLSQDLAKDLAILAREIHDVAGDGDSQSSGMGTTTSPSSIPNTPASTISAREERPYASLQGVLSSQLVQHIPEASLNYQKVPPGSLSPLEQDSNMNEQESKRRPWNREEVILDNLMLNPVSQLSQAIRENTEQLTEKMKVMFRNKTEVWEEIEAKINSENEVPILKTSNKEISSILQELRRVQRQLEVINTIVEPSGSPKMAATASPTPGTPRHTSKAKAPTQARHSGGRATGPATPNANERTKRGTRGSDDQKYLV; encoded by the exons ATGAGTGTGACATCATGGTTCCTGGTGAGCAGCTCGGGCATGCGGCACCGGTTGCCGCGGGAGATGATCTTCGTGGGCCGCGAGGACTGCGAGCTGATGTTGCAG TCCCGCAGTGTAGACAAGCAGCATGCGGTCATCAACTACAACCCAGCCACCGACGAACACCTGGTCAAGGATCTGGGCAGTCTTAATGGG ACGTTTGTGAACGACCTACGAATCCCAGACCAGACGTACATCACCCTGAAACTGTCTGATGTCGTGCGCTTTGGATATG ATTCCCATGTCTACGTTCTGGAGAGGAGTCAGCACAAAGTTCCGGAGGAAGCCCTCAAG CATGAGAAGTACACCAGCCAGCTTCAGATGGGTCTGAAGGCTTCAGAGGGCAAGCGGCAGGAGATTATGGAGGACCGTTCCAAACTGGAGAGGTCCGAACGCAAGAGCCTCACAG AGCCCCCAGTGCCTCGGCCCACCCCCCTGTACGGCCAGCCCTcctggtggggagaggaggatgctgGGAACAAGAAGCAGCACGGAGACGGCCGACGCCCAGAGGACACACACCCAG ACATGCCCATACAGGTCTCTCTGCCGGGGGATGGCAAGGTGAATGGAGCCCTGCCGGACTACCGGGACCTCCAGGGCAAGTCGGTGTCCTTCCCTTACCACCGGGAGCCCAGCTACTTCGAGATCCCCACCAAGGAGTTCCAGACGAGTCCCACCCCGCCGGTGATGCCGCCGTCGACGGTGGCACAGAGCGGGCACCTCCATGGCAAGCCgtccgcggcggcggcggcggcccagGAGCTCAACGAGATCCCCACCAAAGACACGGATGCCCTGCCGCCGCCGGCCACCGCCACGCCGCCCGTGGTCCAGAGCCACGCCTCCTTCACCATCGAGTTCGACGAGTGCACGCCGGGCAAGATCAAGATCAAGGACCACGTGACCAAGTTCTCGTCGCGGCCGCGCGGCAAGACGCACGCGGGCGCCAAGGGCCTGGCGCTGGCGTCCACGCCCACCGAGGTGATGTCGGCCGAGTGCAAGGTGGCTGATTGGCTGGTGCACAGTGATGTGAGCATGATGCGGCGGCAGCCCACCTGCGAGGACGTTTACAGCACCAAGAGTGACCTCGCCATCAACATCAAGACACTCAAAG GTCATCACCATGACGACGGCACCCAGAGCGACTCGGAGGACCCGGTGCTCAAGGGCAAGAGGAGCAAGTCGCGCCACTCCGTCCAGTCGCAGGAGTCCCTCCCGTCACACCTCTCAGTGCCCACCTCAGAGCCTCTGCCGCCCGCTCAGCCGCCCGTTCAGCCGCCCGTTCAGCTGTCCCCGCCCAAGCTGGCGCCCCCGTCCCCCGTGGCCCCCCAGGCCGTGATGTGCCTGTCCCCGCAGGAggccccctcgcccccccctcctcaggcGCGCCACCAGCCTCACGCCGACCCCCCCAGCCAGCAGGCCTTCGTCATCGAGTTCTTCGACGACAACCCGCGCAAGAAGCGCTCGCAGTCCTTCACCGCCAACCCGGACTCGTACTCGGCCCTGCGCGCCAAGCTGGAGCGGCGCAAGGGCAGCGGGCACAGCGGCGAGCGCCCGGCCTCGGTCCACGGGCACCCGCCGCCCACCCAGCAGATGACCGTCCCCCTGAAGGGCTCGGCCGCCCACGGCCACGCCCACCCGCCCGGCGGCCCGCAGCAGCGCTCCAGCTCGCTCAAGCGGGAGAAGACCGACGAGAcgtccagcagcagcggcggcggtggcggcggcggagggggAGGTAGCCACTCGCCATCCCCACCGGGCGCCGCCGGGACCCGTCCGGCCCACCGGCCGTTCGGCAGCGCGGGCAGGAAGTCCAGGCTGGCCCAGGAGTTTGCGGCGGAGCTCCTGAAGGAGAGTCCGCCTCCCCCGCCCATGTCGGCTCCCCCCGTGATGACCGCGGGCCCCTCTCAACACCTCCTGCCCTCTCCGGGTGACCTGAGCGGCCCGGGGTCGATCTCttacccctcctccccctcgcaATGCACCTCCTCttaccccccccgcccccccgccgcGCCCCACTCCCCGCCCGTCCCGCAGGAagtccccgtccccgtccccgtccccacTTCCTGCCTGCCGACGGAGCCTTCTCAGATGCCTCCCAGCATCAGCATGACGGAGAGCTTTAGCATGAGCACGAGCgttagcatcagcatcagcggCGTGGACCCGCGCACCTCGCGCGCcatgaggatggaggaggatgaCAGCCTGAGCGACGCCGGCACCTACACCATCGAGACCGAGTCCCAGgacaaggaggtggaggaggcgcgGAGCATGATCGACCAG GTGTTTGGTGTGCTGGACTCACCTGAGTACAGTGGCCCCACTCTGGGCATAACTCGTCCGGTGATCGAGGATGGCCGGGAAGAGTATCTGGTCACTCACAGCCCTGCCGACCTGGCCTCTGCCACCATCCAGGGCCTCAGCATCCCCAAACACAGCCCGGATCCGGCCCAGGCACAG CCCCAGGCGTCCCAGAGCAGCCCCAAATGGGTGTCCCGCTGGGCTAGCTTAGCTGACAGCTACACAGAGCCTGGAGCCCCAGGAGCAAGCCCACAGATGGAGCCAGATAGAG ATGGAAGGATGCCCCACTCCACCATGCTGAGCCAGAGTCTGGACATGTCGGAGACCGAGAGTAGCCAGGGGTCCCGCACGCGACGCCTCCTGCCCCAAGTGCCCCTCGGGGACAAATCCGAGAGTCCGGTCCCCTGCGTCCTCATCCGCCACGACCCCTATCTGGACTGCGAGCTTCCTGAGCGAGGGTCGGGGCTGCCCGCTCAGCAGGACTCCGCCCAGAGGCTCTGCGTCCAGGACGACGTGGACCCGGACAGCCTGAGCGACACCAGCCGCTCGGAGGACGGCTCCATCCTGGAGAGGAAGCACCGGGGCAGAGGGGCGTCCGGCACGCTGTCCTCCCCGGGGGACGGCGCCGCGCCCTGGGGGATCGGTCAGGAGCCGCCCGCGCAGACCCCCAAGTCCACCTCCTTCTACATCGGGTCGGACGACGGGTCGCAAGGTCGGCCGGAGCCGTCCAGGAGCCCGCTGTCGTCGCAGTCGGAGAGGGACCCGTCCCCGCGGACGCCCCCGACCACCGTCCTGATCCGCCACCTGAGCGGGCACGAGCCGCGGCGCAGCGTCAAGCCCAACTCCTCGGCGCCCAACCTCCAGACCCACCACGACCGCGACGCGGTGCCCACCAAGGACACcgtggcgctggcgctggccTCGGGCGCGTTCGTCCGGCAGGAGAGCTTCACCAAGGAGCGGACGACCGACGACGTCCAGGTCAAGAGGCTGCCGCACATCTCCAGCCACCCCACGCTCAGGGACCTGGAGCGGGCGGAGGCCGGACTCGAGCCCCCGGCGTTCCTCCAGGAGGCCGAGCGGTCCCTCAGCTCCCCCGAGGACAAGCTCTCGTCCCGGGACGGCAAGACGGGACTCGAGGACTCGATGTCCGGCGAGTCGGACGTGGACACGGCCAGCACGGTCAGCATGGTGAGCAGCAAGAACGCCGCGGCGTCGACGACGACGGCGCCCAAGAAGCGTCCGGCGAGCTCCGCGACGCAGAAGGAGCGGTCAGGGCCGGACAAGGGCCGGCAGCCCACGGCGCGGGAGCGGCTCTCGGAGAAGCGGCGGAGTCACACCACCGCCGGGAGCGACGGCACGGCGAAAGCCGGGAACGCCGCCCAACGCCTGCAGCTTCGCCGGAGCGCCGGGAACCGCGGCTCCCTGGACCTGTCCGAGGGCCAGCAGAACCACGGCCAGAACCACTGGGCCGACGCCGCCTCCTCGTCCGACCACGAGTCCGGCTCCCGCGCGGCCGCCCGCAAGAGGCTGAGCGCCCCTCCGCTGAAGGAGGAAGCGCCCAGCAAGACGTCCAGCAAGGTCGCCCCGCAGGTTCTGACCCGCTCCAACAGCCTGTCCGCCCCGCGGCCCACTCGGGCGTCCATGTTGCGTCGGGCCCGGCTCGGCGAGACCTCGGATAACGAGACCGAAACCGACCGGGCCTCCCAGAGTTCGGACCACGGCAAAACTCCCGCCGACAGCAAGAAGCTGTCGCGGCTCGACATCCTGGCCATGCCGCGGAAAAGGACCGGGTCCTTCAATGCCCCGAGCGACACCGAGTCCACCTCGGGCAGGTCAGCTCCGTCCACCCGCCCCTCCGAACCCACCGCCAGCTCACGCAAGGCTGCCCCGGGAGAACCCAAACAGGGGACGACCAAGACGGCGTCAGCGACCGCCAAGCTCCCCTCCGCCCGCGCCCGGTCCAGCACAGCCAAACACACCAACGCAGCAGGTGCGAAACCCCACAAACACCAGAAAG cagggGCCCGTCGGCGGCAGAAGGGCTCGGACTACTCGTCCACctcggaggaggagcaggaggtgagCTCGGGCAGCCAGAGCCAGAAGCACAAGCGCTCGCACGCCTCGGCCTCCACGCAGACCATGCAGGCCCTGAAGGTCACGCCCGTGCGCTCCAAGTCCATCTCGCTGGAgcccgaggaggaggagcagaacgAGCACTTCCAGAACTGGTCCACGCACAGCGCCGAGATCGCCAG GTTGAGTCAGGACCTGGCCAAAGACCTGGCGATCCTTGCCCGTGAGATTCACGATGTGGCGGGTGATGGCGACTCCCAGAGCTCCGGCATgggcaccaccacctcccccagcTCCATCCCAAACACACCCGCCTCCACCATCTCCGCCCGGGAGGAA AGGCCATATGCATCATTGCAGGGGGTCCTGTCATCCCAG TTGGTACAGCACATACCTGAGGCCAGTTTGAACTACCAGAAAGTTCCACCAGGTTCCCTCAGTCCCCTGGAGCAGGATTCCAATATGAATGAACAAGAATCGAAGCGACGCCCCTGGAATAGGGAAGAG GTCATTCTGGACAATCTCATGCTGAATCCTGTCTCCCAGCTCTCCCAGGCCATTCGAGAGAATACAGAGCAGCTCACAGAGAAAATGAA GGTCATGTTCCGGAACAAGACAGAAGTGTGGGAGGAAATTGAGGCAAAGATTAACTCTGAAAATGAAGTCCCTATCCTGAAAACATCTAATAAG GAAATCTCTTCAATCCTGCAAGAGTTGAGGAGAGTTCAGAGACAGTTGGAGG TTATCAACACCATTGTGGAGCCCAGTGGAAGtcccaagatggccgccacggCTTCCCCTACACCGGGCACGCCGAGACACACCTCCAAAGCCAAGGCTCCGACGCAGGCCCGGCACTCTGGCGGCCGGGCCACCGGTCCCGCCACCCCGAACGCCAACGAGAGAACCAAGAGGGGAACGCGGGGATCAGATGACCAGAAGTACTTGGTCTGA